The Rhodothermales bacterium DNA segment TCACCGGCGGGGTGGGGTTCGTGTGCTCGTTCATGGCGCTACTCGTTGTCGGGGTTGGGGAGGACACCGCTCGCGGCGGCGTCGAGGGGGGTGGCGACGAGCCGCTCCACGGCGGCGCGGGACTGGGCGGCGTCGGCGAGGGCGTCGGCGAGGGCGTTCTGCGTCTCGACGAGCGCGCGCTGCGCGTCGAGCACGGCGAGGAGGTCGTACTCGCCTTCCCGATAGCCCGTCTCTATGCCTTCGAAGGCAGCACGGGCGTTGGGGAGGGCGTCGTCACGGAGCGTTCGGGCCGCTTCGGCGGCGGCGGCGTAGGTGCCGTAGGCCTCGGCGAGGTCGCGCTCTACGCGGAGCAGCGCGGCCTCGGCCTCGGCCGCCGTCCCGCTCACCCGCGCGCGCGCGGCCTGGATCGCGCCCCGGTTCGTGTCGAAGAAGGGGATCGGGATCGAGACGCCCGCGGTGACAGCGGCCTCGCCCACCTCGTTGAAGTAGGTCCCGCCCGCCCGGAGCGTCGGGTCGGGGATGCGGCGGGCGCGCTCCAGGGCCACCTGCGCCTCGGCCTGCGCGAGCGCCGTCCGGTACCGGGCCACGTCGGGGTTGAGGGCTATGAAGGGGAGGAGTCGCTCGAAAGGCGGGACGTCGGTGAGGCGGTCGAGATCGCCCGCCACGTCGAGGCCGACCACTGACACCCCGAGGAGCGGGGCGAGGCGAGCGCGGGCGGCGTCGAGGGTGCGGCGAGCACGCCCCAAAGCAGCCTCGGACGTAGCGGCGGCCACCGCCGAGCGACGGGCCTCCAGCGGCGAGATGGCCCCCGCCTCGGCGCGGCGGGTCACAGCGTCGGCGAAGCGGGCCGCGATGTCGCGCTGCTCCACCGCGAGGGCGAGCCGGGTCTCGGCCGCGAGCACGGACGCGAAGGCCTGGTGGACCCGCGTGACGAGGTCGAGGCGAGCGGCTTCGAAGCTCCACGCCCCGAGCTCCGCCCCGCGTGCGGCGACGGCGGCACGGGCGCGGCGGTCCCCGCCGAGCTCGATCGTCTGGGAGACCCCGGCCCCGACCTCGGCCGCGGCGGTGCCCGCGCGGTCGCCACTCCCACCGAACTCCTCTATGCCGGCCTCTAGCCCGGGGTTGGGCGGGCGAGCGGCCTGGTACGCCTCGCCCTCTCGGGCGCGCACCTCGAAGGCCGCCGCGCGGAGGTCGGGGTTCTGCGCCAGCGCGAGGGCGACCGCCTCGTCCAGCGCGAGCGGCTCATTGAGCGCCTCGTGGTCGGCTGCGTCGACCTCGCCGGGTGGGTCGGCCTCCGATTCGGCACCCGTTGGGGGTGCATAAACGGGGGAAGGGAGGACCGGGCCGAGCGGGCGCGGTTCGGGATAGGTGAGGTCGTAGGGGGCGGCGCAGCCGGTGGCGAAGGCCACGAATGCGGCGGTGGCCCCGAGCCACGCCAGTCGGCGCAGCGCGAGCGGGGGGAATACCATGTGCCTGGATCTCCTGATCGTGGACGATGGCCGTACCGGACGGGCACGGCGGTCGGGGTCGGCTGCGGCTACGAGGACCGGGATCGGTCGTCGAGCAGCCGGGATCAGGAGCGGCTCAGATCAGCAGCACCACGCTGCGAAGGGGAGCCGGGTCGGATGGCAGGCTTGCCTCTCCTGCCTTAGACGTAGACGCTACCGAAGGCTGGACCGGGAGGCGGTCGAGCGGCGGGAGGAGAGCGGCGACGGACAGGAGCGTCTGTGCCGAAGGGCCAGTCTCCGTCTTGAACGAGGCGCAGTCCGCGTCGCCACCGCTCGGGAGCGGGACGTCGGTGCACGCGGTGCAGTGCGTGTCGTCGAAAGGGGCAGACTCGTCATCCCCGTCGGTGCAAGCCGAACCGATAGCGCGCTCGACGGCTACCGCGCCGTCGGCCTCGATGCAGAACACGGCCCCGGCGGCGTGGGCACCCAGCGGCGCGAACAGCATCAGCGTGCTCAGCAGCCAGACGGCCGGAGCGGATTGCGCTTTGATGTGGTGGAGGCCGAGCATCAAGTGGAGACGGGGTTGCCACGTGTGAGCGTGCATTCATATGAAAGATAGACCGCCCGGTTCCCACCGGCAACCTCTTCACTGTTTACTCTCACGCACGTTCTGTCCACGCTCTCCGGCGCGCTGCAAGGTCGCTGCTCCTACTGCATGCCTGGTCACCTGACCTCCCGTCCGTGGTCGAGCGCGGCCGAGAGGATGTCGTGGACGTGGTCGTCGGTGAGGCGGTAGTATACGTAGCGCCCCGCTCGTCTCGTAGCGACAAGGCGGGCCTCGCGGAGGACGCGGA contains these protein-coding regions:
- a CDS encoding TolC family protein; this translates as MVFPPLALRRLAWLGATAAFVAFATGCAAPYDLTYPEPRPLGPVLPSPVYAPPTGAESEADPPGEVDAADHEALNEPLALDEAVALALAQNPDLRAAAFEVRAREGEAYQAARPPNPGLEAGIEEFGGSGDRAGTAAAEVGAGVSQTIELGGDRRARAAVAARGAELGAWSFEAARLDLVTRVHQAFASVLAAETRLALAVEQRDIAARFADAVTRRAEAGAISPLEARRSAVAAATSEAALGRARRTLDAARARLAPLLGVSVVGLDVAGDLDRLTDVPPFERLLPFIALNPDVARYRTALAQAEAQVALERARRIPDPTLRAGGTYFNEVGEAAVTAGVSIPIPFFDTNRGAIQAARARVSGTAAEAEAALLRVERDLAEAYGTYAAAAEAARTLRDDALPNARAAFEGIETGYREGEYDLLAVLDAQRALVETQNALADALADAAQSRAAVERLVATPLDAAASGVLPNPDNE